Sequence from the Erythrobacter insulae genome:
GGGGCATCGCATTTCTATCGCTGTTTCAAATGTGCAGACGGCAAAGAAATCTCGCTGGGCGCGATCGAACCGCAATTCTATGCCGAATTGCTCGCCAGATCGGGCGCTCCGGCAGAGCTTGCCGAAGGGCAGATGAACCCGGCCAATTGGGATGAATATGCACAGAAAATGGCGGCTTTGTTCGTAACCAAAACGCGCGATGAATGGTGCGAATTGCTAGAGGGGACAGACGCCTGTTTTGCGCCTGTCATGCAATTGGATGAAGCGCGCGAGCATCCGCATATGAAAGCACGCGGCGCTTTTGTGGAACATGATGGGGCGTGGCATACGGCGCCGGCACCGCGTTTCAGCCGGACGCCCGGCGCAGTGCGATCAAGCGCGGATAACGGCGCCGATGTGGTCGCCGGCTGGACGAAAGGCTAAACCATGGCAGGCAAATTCTTTGACGAATGGCAGGTTGGCGACCGGGTCGAACACGAAATCCGGCGCACAGTGACAGAAACCGACAATCTGCTGTTTTCCACCATGACCCACAATCCGCAGCCGCTGCATCTGGATATAGAAGCCGCCAAGGAAAGCGGCTTTGGCCAGATTCTGGTGAATTCGACTTTCACATTCTCGCTGCTTGTCGGATTGTCAGTTGGCGATACGACGCTGGGCACTCTGATTGCCAATCTTGGATTTGATAAAGTGGTGACGCCGAAACCGGTTTTTATCGGCGATACGATGCGTGCGCAAAGCGAAGTGAAAGAGCTTCGGGCAAGCAAATCACGGCCCGAAGCAGGCATCGTTACCTTTACGCATGAACTGCTTAATCAGCGCGATGAGGTGGTTTGCCGGTGCGAAAGGTCGGCTCTGCTGCGCCGTTCTGCTTGACGAACGGTAAGTTTAAGGCGCACACTCCGCGACAGAGAGAAAAGGGGAGAGGCGCATAATGCGTGGTTGGACCAGGCTTGCACTTGCAGGCATTTCGGCATTGGCAGTGACAGCGTGCGATAGCTTGGTCGCGGTTGACGAAGCGCAGAGCGGCGATGGGACAGGCACCATCGAGCTCGCCGAATTTCCTGACCGTCCCTATTGGGGCGACACGCATCTTCACACTGACAATTCGGTTGATGCGTTCGGTTTCGGAGTGCGGCTTGGCCCGGAAGAGGCTTTGAAGTTTGCTCGCGGTGATGCTGTCACCTCGACCACGGGGGCAGAGGCGAAACTGGCCCGCCCGCTCGATTTTCTGGTGATCGCGGACCACTCCGATGGCCTTGGCGCGACGCGGCGGCTGTATGATGCGCCGCGCTTTTTGATTCAGGATGAAACGCTGCTGCGCTGGCATGACATGATGCATGAAAGCCCGGAGCAATCTCAGCTGGCGATTGCCGAGCTGATCACCGCTGCGGCGGATGGCACGCTGCCCGAAGCATTCGCCGATCCTGAAGCCAATGCAGAGAATACGCGGGACATCTGGACCACGCATCTGAATACCCTTGACCGGTATAACAAGCCGGGTGAATTCACCGCTTTGGCCGGTTTTGAATGGACACGGATGCCGGATGGCAACAACCTGCACCGGGTTGTGATGTTCCGGGATGGCAGCGCCCAAACCAGCCAGGTTATCCCGTTTCGCGGACAGACCACCACAGCGGAACAATTGTGGGATTACATGGCCGCTTATTCCGAGGCGACCGGTGGCAAGGTTCTGGCCATTCCGCACAATTCGAACCTGTCCAACGGGCTGATGTTTGAAATGACGATGCCCGATGGTTCGCCCATGACGGCGGCCTATGCGGCCAAACGCGCGCAGGCCGAGCCAGTGGTCGAAGTGACCCAGATCAAAGGTGACAGCGAGACGCATCCGTTCCTTTCGCCGAATGATGAGATGGCGGGATTTGGCGTTGCGGGCTGGGAATTGGGCAATCTGCCGCTGACTGCGCGGCGGACTGATGAAATGCTCGGCGGCAGCTATGTCCGTGAGGCGTTGAAACGCGGTCTTTCGCTCGAAGAACAGCTGGGCGTGAACCCCTACGCTTTCGGGATGGTCGGATCGACAGACAGCCACACGGCGCTGGCCACGGGCGATGAAGACAATTTCTGGGGCAAGCACACCGGCAATGAGCCCGCCATCACAGACCGGGCTGTTACTGCGCAAAACCTTGGCACGCGGCAGGGCCGGTTTGGCTGGAATTACCTTGCTGGCGGATACGCAGCGGCATGGGCGCGGGGCAATACGCGCGCGGAAATCTTCGACGCGTTCCAGCGGCGCGAAGTGTATGCCACCACCGGCCCGCGCATGAGCGTGCGGGTGTTTGGCGGCTTTGGCTTTGAAGATGCCGATTGGGACGCCGACTGGGTGCGTAAAGGCTACAGCGAAGGCGTACCGATGGGCGGTGAGCTTACAGATGGCGGTGAGGCGCCGCGCTTTATGATCAGCGCGCTTAAAGATCCCGATGGGGCCAATCTGGACCGGGTGCAGATCGTGAAAGGTTATCTCGATAGCGCGGGCGACATGCGCGAACAGGTCTATGATGTCGTGTGGAGCGATATGGATAGCCGCGCGCGTTCCGGCGGAAAGGTTCCGGCGGTCGGAGACACCGTTGACCGGGCAAATGCGACCTACACGAATGATATCGGGGCAGCGGAACTGCGCAGTGTTTGGACCGATCCCGATTATACGCCGGGCGCGCGCGCGTTTTATTATGTCCGTGTGCTCGAAATTCCGACGCCGCGCTGGTCATTGTTCGATGCAGTGCGCTTTGGCTTGACGCTCAGCGAAGAGGCCATGGCTGACAGCGTCGCGCAGGAACGCGCTTACACTTCGCCGATCTGGCTCAAACCGAGCGCCTGAAGCCCGAGCAACGGAAAGCGCCTGTGACCCTTCCACGCTGGACCCGTGAACCTCTCGTCCATTTCATGATCGCAGGTGCGCTGGTCTATGCGTTCTTCGCGTGGACCGGCGGGACCGCTGTCGATCCGTCTTCCCGCGTGATCCAAGTGGACCGCGAAGCGCAGGCGCAATTGTCATTGCAATTCGAACGCACGATGGGCCGCGCACCAACGGATGCCGAACTTGACGCGCAGATCGACCAATTCATTCGCGATGAAGTGCTGTACCGCGAAGCGTTGCGGCTGGGGCTTGATCAGGGCGATACAATCGTGCGGCAGCGATTGGTGTCCAAGATGGATATGGCAGCCGCAGCCGCAGCAGAGAATGCGGAACCGGATGACGCGGCGTTGCGCGCGTTTCTTAAGGATAACAGCGAGCGGTATCAGACCGCCCTCGATACCGATTTTGATCAGGTGTATTTCCGCAGTTCTGCCGCGGCGCGCGCGGCTTTAAACCGGATCAATGACACGCAAGACTGGCAAGGCATTGGCCAACCCATCAGCTTGCCTGCCAGCATGGAAGCCGCCTCGCAGCGGGTTATCCGTGACCGGTTTGGCGAGGAATTTGGCACCGGTATCGCAGCGCTCGATACAGGTGCCCGCTGGCAAGGGCCATTGCGCTCCGGTTTTGGTTGGCACTTGGTTCGGATCCGCGCGCGCGTTTCTGGCGGTGCGGGCTTTGACGCGCTCCGCCAGCAACTCGCCAATGACTGGCGCAGCGCCGAAATCGCCGAGCGCAAACAGCGCGCATTCGGCGTCCTGCGCGAGGCCTATCGGGTCGAGATTGATCGGTGAAACACGCATGGCGCGTCATCCTGATGGCGGTGCTCGCATCGCTTGCAGCGCCGCTGCTGGCGGATGAGCTGCGCCCGGCGATTGTCGAACTGACCGAACGAGAGCCGGGGCAATGGGCGCTGGAATGGAAAATACCCGTGGCGGCAAATGCGCGCGGCACTGCGCCGCGATTGGCGCAGCCGGTTATCCCGCAAAACTGCGAATTCAAGGTCGAACCGGTTCAGCGCGCCGCGCCTCTGGCATTGCTCGGGACTGCGCAGCTCGATTGCAACGGCGATCTGGGAAAGGCGACGTTTGGCCTGAGCGAGCTTATCGGCAGTGCTGATGCGATTGCCCGCGTCGCCCCGCTGGCACAGCCCGTCCAGACTTTTCGGCTTACGGCGCAAACGCCCACGGCAACCATCGCCGCAAAGCCGGACAGATGGGCTGTGGCACGCGATTATTTCGTCATCGGGGCCGAACATATCCTGTTCGGGTGGGATCACCTGCTGTTCGTCATCGCGCTGGTCCTGTTGGTGCGCCGGGGCTGGGCTGTGGTGAAAGCGGCGACGGCATTTACCGCAGCGCATTCCATCACACTGGTCGCGACTACGCTTGGCTATGCGGGTCTGCCGAGCCGTCCGGTCGAAGCGCTCATCGCGCTTTCGATCGTGTTTCTCGCGGTTGAGGTTATCCGCGCAATCCGTGCACCTGACCAACCAACATGGACACGCCGGATGCCGTGGGTGGCCGCGTTCGCATTTGGTCTGCTGCACGGGTTTGGGTTTGCCGGTGCGCTTTCCGATATCGGCTTACCCCAAGGCGAAATTGCCAGCGCTTTGGTGGCTTTTAATGTCGGGGTCGAAGCGGGGCAATTGCTGGTCATCGCTGCGCTTATGGCGGTCCTTGCCGCCATGAAGCGGGGACTGCCCGGCGCAGAAATTCCTGCGATCCGCGCGGCGACTTACGCCATCGGGATCACCGGCAGTTTCTGGGTGTTCGAACGGTTGCTTGGTTAGTTCGCGGGATTATCCCCGCCGAGCGCTTGCCATAGCAGGATGCGCGCGCGCTGTGCCCGTCCCAAAGCGGCCGCTGTGCGTTCTCCGCTGGCATCGGCTGCGCGGCGGGCTTCGAGCACTTCGAGAAAATTGGAAAGGCCCGCGCGGTAGCGTGTGTCGGCCAATCTCGCCGCACGCTGCAATTCGCTTTGCTCTTTTTCGGCAAGGGCTGCTTCGGCATCGCTCGCCCCGATCAATCCGTATGCTGCCTCTGTATCGCCCAAAGCCTGAAAGACAGCGCCTCGATACGCGGCAAAAGCGGTCTTTTTATTGGCGGCGGCGCCATCAATTTCTGCCTCTATCCGGCCAAAGTCGATCAGCGGTCCGGCCACACCTGCTGCCAACGTGCCGACAATTGAATCCTCGTTAAAGAAATCGCCGGGATTGAAAGCGAGCAAGCCAAGGACACCCGATAGCGTCAGGCTGGGGAAACGCGAGCGGGCCGCGGCGGCAAGCTCGGCATCGGTCGCCGCGAGCTCACTGGCAGCGGCCAGCACATCGGGGCGATTGGTCAGCAAATCGGATGGCAGCGTTGCAGGTGCAGGGGCGGCGGATAGCTGCGGCGCTGCTGCGCCAAGCGCGGCGGTAACTTCTGCCGCGCTTTGACCGGTCAATGTGATCAAACGCCCGACAATCCGCACGCGCTCGCTTTGCAAGGCGGCAAGACGCGATCGGGATGCGCTGGCGGCGGCCTCTGCGCGAACGCGGTCAAAGCCCGGAGCGATGCCCGAATCTGCGCGTTTTTTGGCAAGCGAGGCCAGCTGACTTGCCGCATCGACGTCGCTCTGGATGGCCGCCCCGCGGGCCTCGATCACGCGCCAATCGGTCACGCTGCCCGCTATCTCTGCCAGCAAGGCAATGCGCACTGCACTGGCCGATGCGCTTGCGCTGTCGATGCGGGCAATGGCGGCGCGTTCCTGTGCCTTTAACCGGCCAAACAGATCGGCATCCCAACTGGCGATCAGGTTTGCGCCGTATGACACTTGCTCTGTTTCGATAAACCCTGCGGCTCCGGCGGCATCGCCGAACTGGTTCGGGTTGATGCGCGTCCCGGTGACCGCACCATCAACACCGACATTGGGCAATCGCTGTGCGCCTGAACGGCGTGCGCCTGCACGCGCCGCCTCTACGCGGGCAAGCGCTTCGGCGAGGCTGGGGCCATTGGCCAGCGCGGCGCTTGAAAGGGATTGATAGGCGGGGTCTGCAACCGGCAGCAATGCTGCGATGCGGGCACTGGTCGCCGCATCGCCCTTATAGGTGAAATCCTGCGGCAGTTCGGGCGCGGGGGTTGCGATTTCAGGCGGCGGTCCGGCGACGCAGGCCCCCAATGTCACGGCTATCGATAAAGCAAGCAGCTGGCGCATCTGTGCCTACTCCTGACCGTCTGAATTGGCGGATTGCGCCGCTGGTGCAGGGTCATTGCCAACCGCCGGGATAAAGGCATCAACCTGTTGACCAACGCGGAATGCGTCGCTTTCGGGTAGGGCATAGATCACCTGAAGCACCCGGACATCGACGCGTTCGGCGGCGCTGTTTGTCAGCTGGCGTTTGGGCACAACTTGCGGCTCGGCGCGGACAAATCTGGCTTTCACCTGAACTTGTGCTGCGCCGCGCGGCGAAACTGCGGCATCGGCGCCCATCTGGACCCGTACGGCTTCGTTTTCGTCAATATCGACCCGCACATGCAGGGGATTGGTTTCCCCCATCTGGATAAAAGGAGCGGCATTGCCGCCGCCCTGCGTCGCAACGAATTCGCCGGGCCGGATGTTCACGGCGAGGATTTCGCCGCTGATCGGTGCGCGCACGGTCAACCGTTCAATTTCGGTACGGGCGCTGGATGCGGACGCTTGTGCAGCCGCGAGCCGCGCGCGCGCGACGCTAAGCCGGCTTTTGGCCGCATTCGCCTCACCCTCGGCGCGGATGACTTCGGAACGGCTGACAGCGGCTGGATCATCGATGGATTGAAACAGGGCAAGCTGCTGGCTCGCAGTGGTTTGTGCGGTTCGGGCTTCGGTGATGGCCGCGCGCGCTTCGGCGATGGCTGCGTTGGCTTCGGACAGGCGGGCGCGGGCGGCTCTGCTATCGACGAGGAACAGCGGCTGCCCTTTCTCAACCCGGTCACCCGGCTGAACACGCAAATCAGTGACAAGGCCCGAGAGGGCAGAGCCAATGTCGATAATTTCGCTCGATGGCTCTACCAGACCGGTGCCGGCGACACGGGGGTTTTCGGCCAGCTCACCGGTTGCCTTGGGGGGCTGCTGCTCAGGTTCGCTGGTGGATCGATCGGGCAGCGAGCCAAAGATATAAAACGCCGCGATCACTAAACCGATCAGCGCGAGAACCGGCAAAATCTGCCGTGAAAAGCTCACATTTTGGGGAAGCAGGGCCATGGTTTCCTCGGGTTCCAGTCTAAGTTCGGGGGCAATTAATGGTCGTCCGGCATATCAGTGCCGTCATGGGTGACACGGCCATCCTCAAGCACAAGGATGCGGTCGGCGAGATCGAAAATACGGTTGTCGTGGGTGACGATGATGCAGGCACGGTCAGGCGCGACGGCGACATCGCGCAGCAAATCCATCACGCGGCGGCCAGAGCTCGCATCCAGCGCGGCGGTGGGTTCATCGCACACCACAAGCCGCGGTTGGTGAACCAGCGCACGGGCAATCGCCACGCGCTGCTGTTGCCCGCCAGATAGCTGGTTGGGCAGCTTGTTCGCCTGATCACCGATATTCAGTTTCTCGAGCAGCTCTTTCGCTTTTTCGCGGGCAGGACCTATTGCCATGCCTTGGGCGATCAGGGGGACGGCGGCATTTGCAGCGGCGTCAATCGAAGGGATCAGATTGTATTGCTGAAAGATAAAGCCGATATTGTTGAGGCGGAATTTCACCAGCTCGCTATCCGACAGATTGTAGATGTCAGTGCCGAAAACTTGAACGTCGCCTTCGGTCGGCCACAGGATGCCGCACATGATCGAAATCAGAGTCGTTTTGCCTGAACCGCTTTCGCCGACGACATAGGTCATCTCGCCCGCTTTGATATCGGTGTCGATGCCGTGCAGCACCCGAATGGTCGATTGGCCGGCCTGAAAATCGCGGACGATCCCGCGTGCGCTGATCGCGCTTTCCGCGTTCACCGGAACACCGCCGCCGGCTCTGTTTTAAGGACGCTGCGAAGTGCGATCCAACCGGTCATGGCGAGGATGATGATCACGGCAGCCAGGCTGATCAGAGGGATCTGCCATGGGATATAAAACCCTTTGAAAAACGGGTTGCCGCTGAATGCCCAGATAAAGGTCACGGTTCCGATCACACCCAGCGCATATCCAATCAATCCGACCAGAGCGGCCTGTGCGCTGACCATGCCGACGATTTTGGAATTGGTGACTCCGATGGCTTTCAGCGCGCCGAATTGTTTGATGTTGTCGCGGATAAAAAGGCTGAAGGTCAGGCCGACAATCGCCACGCCGACTACAAATCCCAAAACGACAGTGATGCCGAAATTGGTCGGGATGCCGGTGTTCTGGATGATGAAATTGACGCCTGCTTCGGCAAATTCCTCGCGTGTCTCGGCTTTTAGGCCGGTCTGTTTTTCGATCCGGTTGGCCACGGCCGCTGCGGTTTCGCCTTCGGTGATGCCTGCCAGCACGAAAGTTAGCCGATTGCGCGTGCCCGGCACGTAATTCAGCGCCTGCGAATACTTTGTATATAGCGTCACCTGACTGGTGAAGCTGGGGATCGCGTCCGCTACGCCGCGGATGACAGCGCGCTGGTCATTGAGCTCTAGCCGCGCTCCGATCGGGTCTTCACCGTTTTCGAACAGGTTGAAGACCCCGCCATCGTCGATCACTACGGAATCGGGCTGTGCGAGGACATCTTTGGTGCCCACCACCATGTTTTGCGGCATACCGATCAAAGTCGCATCGTCGACGCCGATAATCGCAACCCCTTCCAGATCGCCGGTGCTGGTGCGGACCGATGCAACGGCACGCAGAAACGGGCTGGCCCACTCCACACCGGGGACAGAGCGCACTTCATCAAGCGCGGTGGAGGGCATGGCGTAGTTCACATCTGTGGTGCGGCTGACCGGATCCATCACCCATACCTCGGCCTCGGGCGCATTATAGACGCCGCTGGCGCCGCGTTCGACAAGGTTCACAAAAATGGTGAGCTGCTGCGTTATGAGCAATGTCGAAAATGCAATTCCGAACAACAGCCCATAAAACTTCTGGGCGTCTCCGGTGAGCATGCGGATGGCAATCCAGAGCATCGGGGCGGAACCTTAAATTGGGGTAAGGGTTGATTACCCGAGACAATCGTATAATTATTGAACGGTCGCGTTTAATTGAACGGAGCCGTTCATTTTGTCAACTGTCATTCCGGAAAAGCGTTCCAAAGCGTCTGTAAAAAAGCAGGGGCGTCCGTCCGATCCTGTCAAACGACAGGCCATCGTCGCGGCGGCTGCGCGCAGTTTCTTCGATGCCGGGTTTGCCGCGAGCTCCATCGAACAGATCGCTGCCGATGCAGGGGTCTCCAAAGTCACGATCTACAATCACTTTGGCGATAAACGCGCCCTGTTTACCGCTGCTGTTGAGCTCGAGTGTGAGAAGATGCGCGGATATTTCTCTCTCGATGATATGCCGCGCGGCTCCATCCGCAACCGTTTGATGGCGATCGGCGAAGGAATGGCGGCATTCCTGTCTCGACCGGAAATGATCCAGTTCGAACGCCGCATCGCCGCAGAAACAGAGCGCGAGCCTGCCATTGGCGAGGCCTTTCTAAAGGCTGGCCCGTGGCGTATGAAAAATGCCTTTAGCGCGTTTCTGGCCCATGCCGCATCCATCGGTGAGCTGATCGTAGATGATCCGGATCTGGCTGCGGAACAGTTTGTCTCAATGTGCAAGGGCATGGGTGATCTGGAGCGCCGTTTCGGAGCCGACGTTTCGGAAGAAACAAGCCGCCATCGGATCAAGGGCGCGGTTGCCGTTTTTCTCAAGACCTACGGCGCAGAGGCCGATCATGGCGCTGCGCCTCGCGCTTGATCGAAAATTCGCACTACAGTGTTCGAAAATTAGCATCGAACGGCGTAGTGCACATTATCTTGTCATTCACCCGCGCATT
This genomic interval carries:
- a CDS encoding MaoC family dehydratase; this translates as MAGKFFDEWQVGDRVEHEIRRTVTETDNLLFSTMTHNPQPLHLDIEAAKESGFGQILVNSTFTFSLLVGLSVGDTTLGTLIANLGFDKVVTPKPVFIGDTMRAQSEVKELRASKSRPEAGIVTFTHELLNQRDEVVCRCERSALLRRSA
- a CDS encoding DUF3604 domain-containing protein → MRGWTRLALAGISALAVTACDSLVAVDEAQSGDGTGTIELAEFPDRPYWGDTHLHTDNSVDAFGFGVRLGPEEALKFARGDAVTSTTGAEAKLARPLDFLVIADHSDGLGATRRLYDAPRFLIQDETLLRWHDMMHESPEQSQLAIAELITAAADGTLPEAFADPEANAENTRDIWTTHLNTLDRYNKPGEFTALAGFEWTRMPDGNNLHRVVMFRDGSAQTSQVIPFRGQTTTAEQLWDYMAAYSEATGGKVLAIPHNSNLSNGLMFEMTMPDGSPMTAAYAAKRAQAEPVVEVTQIKGDSETHPFLSPNDEMAGFGVAGWELGNLPLTARRTDEMLGGSYVREALKRGLSLEEQLGVNPYAFGMVGSTDSHTALATGDEDNFWGKHTGNEPAITDRAVTAQNLGTRQGRFGWNYLAGGYAAAWARGNTRAEIFDAFQRREVYATTGPRMSVRVFGGFGFEDADWDADWVRKGYSEGVPMGGELTDGGEAPRFMISALKDPDGANLDRVQIVKGYLDSAGDMREQVYDVVWSDMDSRARSGGKVPAVGDTVDRANATYTNDIGAAELRSVWTDPDYTPGARAFYYVRVLEIPTPRWSLFDAVRFGLTLSEEAMADSVAQERAYTSPIWLKPSA
- a CDS encoding peptidyl-prolyl cis-trans isomerase, whose translation is MTLPRWTREPLVHFMIAGALVYAFFAWTGGTAVDPSSRVIQVDREAQAQLSLQFERTMGRAPTDAELDAQIDQFIRDEVLYREALRLGLDQGDTIVRQRLVSKMDMAAAAAAENAEPDDAALRAFLKDNSERYQTALDTDFDQVYFRSSAAARAALNRINDTQDWQGIGQPISLPASMEAASQRVIRDRFGEEFGTGIAALDTGARWQGPLRSGFGWHLVRIRARVSGGAGFDALRQQLANDWRSAEIAERKQRAFGVLREAYRVEIDR
- a CDS encoding HupE/UreJ family protein, which translates into the protein MKHAWRVILMAVLASLAAPLLADELRPAIVELTEREPGQWALEWKIPVAANARGTAPRLAQPVIPQNCEFKVEPVQRAAPLALLGTAQLDCNGDLGKATFGLSELIGSADAIARVAPLAQPVQTFRLTAQTPTATIAAKPDRWAVARDYFVIGAEHILFGWDHLLFVIALVLLVRRGWAVVKAATAFTAAHSITLVATTLGYAGLPSRPVEALIALSIVFLAVEVIRAIRAPDQPTWTRRMPWVAAFAFGLLHGFGFAGALSDIGLPQGEIASALVAFNVGVEAGQLLVIAALMAVLAAMKRGLPGAEIPAIRAATYAIGITGSFWVFERLLG
- a CDS encoding efflux transporter outer membrane subunit, coding for MRQLLALSIAVTLGACVAGPPPEIATPAPELPQDFTYKGDAATSARIAALLPVADPAYQSLSSAALANGPSLAEALARVEAARAGARRSGAQRLPNVGVDGAVTGTRINPNQFGDAAGAAGFIETEQVSYGANLIASWDADLFGRLKAQERAAIARIDSASASASAVRIALLAEIAGSVTDWRVIEARGAAIQSDVDAASQLASLAKKRADSGIAPGFDRVRAEAAASASRSRLAALQSERVRIVGRLITLTGQSAAEVTAALGAAAPQLSAAPAPATLPSDLLTNRPDVLAAASELAATDAELAAAARSRFPSLTLSGVLGLLAFNPGDFFNEDSIVGTLAAGVAGPLIDFGRIEAEIDGAAANKKTAFAAYRGAVFQALGDTEAAYGLIGASDAEAALAEKEQSELQRAARLADTRYRAGLSNFLEVLEARRAADASGERTAAALGRAQRARILLWQALGGDNPAN
- a CDS encoding efflux RND transporter periplasmic adaptor subunit, yielding MALLPQNVSFSRQILPVLALIGLVIAAFYIFGSLPDRSTSEPEQQPPKATGELAENPRVAGTGLVEPSSEIIDIGSALSGLVTDLRVQPGDRVEKGQPLFLVDSRAARARLSEANAAIAEARAAITEARTAQTTASQQLALFQSIDDPAAVSRSEVIRAEGEANAAKSRLSVARARLAAAQASASSARTEIERLTVRAPISGEILAVNIRPGEFVATQGGGNAAPFIQMGETNPLHVRVDIDENEAVRVQMGADAAVSPRGAAQVQVKARFVRAEPQVVPKRQLTNSAAERVDVRVLQVIYALPESDAFRVGQQVDAFIPAVGNDPAPAAQSANSDGQE
- a CDS encoding ABC transporter ATP-binding protein; this encodes MNAESAISARGIVRDFQAGQSTIRVLHGIDTDIKAGEMTYVVGESGSGKTTLISIMCGILWPTEGDVQVFGTDIYNLSDSELVKFRLNNIGFIFQQYNLIPSIDAAANAAVPLIAQGMAIGPAREKAKELLEKLNIGDQANKLPNQLSGGQQQRVAIARALVHQPRLVVCDEPTAALDASSGRRVMDLLRDVAVAPDRACIIVTHDNRIFDLADRILVLEDGRVTHDGTDMPDDH
- a CDS encoding ABC transporter permease, whose product is MLWIAIRMLTGDAQKFYGLLFGIAFSTLLITQQLTIFVNLVERGASGVYNAPEAEVWVMDPVSRTTDVNYAMPSTALDEVRSVPGVEWASPFLRAVASVRTSTGDLEGVAIIGVDDATLIGMPQNMVVGTKDVLAQPDSVVIDDGGVFNLFENGEDPIGARLELNDQRAVIRGVADAIPSFTSQVTLYTKYSQALNYVPGTRNRLTFVLAGITEGETAAAVANRIEKQTGLKAETREEFAEAGVNFIIQNTGIPTNFGITVVLGFVVGVAIVGLTFSLFIRDNIKQFGALKAIGVTNSKIVGMVSAQAALVGLIGYALGVIGTVTFIWAFSGNPFFKGFYIPWQIPLISLAAVIIILAMTGWIALRSVLKTEPAAVFR
- a CDS encoding TetR/AcrR family transcriptional regulator; translated protein: MSTVIPEKRSKASVKKQGRPSDPVKRQAIVAAAARSFFDAGFAASSIEQIAADAGVSKVTIYNHFGDKRALFTAAVELECEKMRGYFSLDDMPRGSIRNRLMAIGEGMAAFLSRPEMIQFERRIAAETEREPAIGEAFLKAGPWRMKNAFSAFLAHAASIGELIVDDPDLAAEQFVSMCKGMGDLERRFGADVSEETSRHRIKGAVAVFLKTYGAEADHGAAPRA